From the genome of Pseudonocardia sp. EC080619-01:
GCAGTGTCATGCCCATCCCCAGCATGATCACCGCGAGCAGCCACGGGACGGCGGCGCTCCAGCCGTCGAACACGCCGGGGACCGCGAGCGCGACCGCCCCGGCGATCAGGACGATGATCGGGAACCACCGGCCCACGACGTCGCCGACCTGCTGGACCCGTTGCATCGCACCCACTCCGGCACCTTCGCACCGGGACCCCGCGACGGGCGAACCGGACGTCCGGATGGCGGGACGGCTCCCGGGGGCTACCGTCGCCGACGTGATCGACCTCTCGCAGCCGTGGGCGCTCGCCTTCCTGCTCGTGGCCGGGCTGCTCGCGGGGGCGGTCAACGCCGTCGCGGGCGGCGGGTCGCTGCTGGTGTTCCCCGCGCTGCTCGCGGTCGGCTTCCCGCCGCTGGCCGCGAACGTCACGAACTCGGTCGCGCAGTGGCCGGGCTACGCCGGTCTCGTGCTCGGCTCGCGCCAGGAGCTGCCCGGGCAGGGCCGGCGGATCGCCGGGACCGCCGTGGCGGCCGCGCTCGGCTCCGGGGTCGGCTGCGCGTTGCTGCTGGTGCTGCCGACGGCGGTGTTCGACGCCGTCGTGCCGGTGCTCGTGATCCTGGCCGCGCTGACGATGGCGGTGGGCCCCCGGCTGAAACGCTGGATCGGTGATCCGGCCGACGCCGGCCGGGACCGCACGACGGCGCTGACGGTGGCGGTGTTCCTCGCCGCGATCTACGGCGGCTACTTCGGGGGCGCGCTCGGCGTCGTCCTGATCTCGGCGCTGGCCCTGTTCGCGCACGACGAGCTGCGCAGGCTCAACGCGCTCAAGGGTGTGCTGTCGCTGGTCGTCGCGACGGTCACGGTGGCGGTGTTCGCGCTCGGCGCTCCGGTGGACTGGCTCGCGGTGGCGCTGCTGGCGCCGACGACGCTGGTGGGCGGCTACCTCGGCGCGCTCGTCGCGCGGCGGATGCCGGAGACGCTCCTGCGGTGGGCGGTCGTCGTGCTCGGGCTCGCCGTCGGCGTGGCCCTGTTCCTGCAGTGAGGATCCCGCCGTGAGCCTTCTCCTGGCGGTCGCGCTGCTCGCCGTCGTGCTCGTCGCCGCCACGGTGCGGCCGTTCGGGCTGCCCGAGATCGTGCTCGCCGCGCCGGCCGCGGTCCTCACCGTCGTCGCGGGGCTGCTGACGCCGGCCGCGGCGTGGGCCGAGATCGCCGAGCTCGCGCCGACCGTCGGGTTCCTCTCCGCGATCCTGCTGCTGGGACACCTCGCCGACGCCGAGGGCGTCTTCCGGTGGGTCGGCGACCGGCTGGGCGCCGCCTCCGACGGATCCCCGCGACGCCTGCTGGTCCTGGTCTTCGCCGTCGCGGCCGGGACGACGGCGGTGCTCAGCCTGGACGCGACCGTCGTCCTGCTCACGCCCGTGGTGCTCGCGACGGCGGCGCGGCGGGGCTGGGCGTCGCGGCCGCACTCGTACGCCTGCGTGCACCTGTCGAACTCGGCGTCCGGGCTGCTGCCGGTGTCGAACCTGACGAACCTCCTGGCGTTCTCGGCGTCGGGTCTGGGGTTCCTGGGGTTCGCCGGGCTGATGGCGGCGCCCTGGGTGGCGGTGATCGTCGTCGAGTACCTGGTGCTGCGGTGGTACTTCACGCGGGATCTGCTGCCTGCTCCCGCCGTTCCCGGGTCCGGGGTTCCCGGGGCCGGGTCCGGGGTTCCCGCCGCCGGGGCCGGGGCCGGGTCCGGGTCCGGGGTTCCCGGGGCCGGGTCCGGTCCCGAGGCCGGATCAGTCCCCGACGCCGGATCCATGCCCGAGACCGGATCGGCTCCCGGGTCCGGGTCCGGGGCCGGATCCGCTTCCGGGGGCCGGGCCGGGCCGGATTCCGGATCCAGGTTCGGGTCCGGTGGCGACCGGGCCTGCGCCGGATCCGGACGGGCGCCGCGGTTCGCGCTGGGCGTCCTCGCCCTGACCCTCGCCGGGTTCGGCGCCTCCTCCGCTGCCGGGATCGAGCCGGGGTGGATCGCCGCGGCCGGGGCGGCGGTGCTGGCGGTGCGGGCGCTCGTCCGGCGCGAGACGGGACCGTTCCGGCTGGTCGCCGCGGCGTCGCCCGGGTTCTGCCTGTTCGTGCTCGCGCTGGGTGTCGTGGTGGCCGGCGTGTCCGGGCAGGGACTCGCCGGGTGGCTCGGCGGGCTGCTCCCGGACACCCCCGACCTGGCGGGGCTCCTGCTGACCGCCGCGATCGCCGCAGTGCTGGCGAACGTCGTGAACAACCTGCCGGCGACACTCGTCCTGCTCGCCGCGCTCGGACCCGCACCGTCCACCGGCCTGGTGCTGGCCGTGCTGCTCGGGGTGAACATCGGGCCGAACCTGACCTACGCCGGGTCGCTGGCGACGCTGCTGTGGCGCCGCATCGCCGCGGGGTGCGGCGACCCGCCCCGGTTCACGACGTTCGCGGCACTGGGAGCGGTCACGGTCCCCCTCGGCCTGTTCGCCGCGACCCTCGCCCTGTGGGCGTCCCTGACCCTCGCCGGCTGACCCGGGGGCCCCGGCCTCACGCCCCTCGACGCTCACCGGATCCGAGTTCGCTCACCTGATCGCGCGAGCACCGCCGGAAGAGGTGAGCGTAGGCGGGCGGTTCCTGGCGGGGCCGGGCTCCGTCGTGCGACGGGGATCGCTCGTGCGGAGGCGGTGCGGCTCGGCGCAGCTCGGCGCGGCGCGGCTCGGCGGCATTGCGCCGCGCCCCGTCGCCATCCGTCGCACCCCGTCGCGGTCTGCCGCACCCGCCGCGTGGGGTGCGGCGCAACGCGAGCCGGTGCTGGAACGAGTGAAGGGGTGCGGCAATCCGGAGCGTGCGGCAACAGACGCGGCGACGCACGGGCGATCGAGGCGGCGCCACAGCTCGTACAGAAGCCACCGCACCGAGCGCCGCACCCCGTTCCGGTCCGCCGCACCCGCCGCGTGGGGTGCGGCAGACCGACACGGGGTGCGGCAGCTCTGGCACGAGGCGGCAGCCGAGGCGCAGAGCAACAGCCCAGCACCGGTGCGGCGGTCCGGAGCGTCTGCGGCGACGGGTGCAGCGGCCGCCGGGGCCGGACGTGCGACGGCCCCGCCGGGTTCAGTGACCGGGCGGGGCCGTCGGGTGTCGGTGGGTCAGAACTCGTGGGCCATGTCGTGGCCGAGGTCGGTGTCCGGGTCCGGCTCGCGGGCCGGCCGGCCGATCGGGCGGGTCGTGCCCCGGCGCTGCTGGGGCAACCGGGCGATCACCTTCATCTCGTGGGCCAGGTCGTAGCCGTAGTCGTGTTCGTGCGACAGCGCACCAGCCGACATCGTGTCTCTCCGTTCCCCGCGACACCGAGACCGTTCATCACGCTCCGTACGCCAACCACCCCGTACGGTGCGCACCGATCATCGCCCGCCCGGGGATGCCCGACAACGGTGCGCAGCCGACACCGCCCGTTCGGGTCAGGGCATGATCGATCAAGCCCCGCGGAACGTCGCGCTCAGTCCAGGTACGACGTGTCGTTGACGAGCCGCACCGACGCCCCGCCGTCCGGGTAGAAGTCGGCGACGCTGGTGCAGGCCAGGTCCAGGTGCATCCGGTAGAGCACCTCGTCGCCGGCGCC
Proteins encoded in this window:
- a CDS encoding sulfite exporter TauE/SafE family protein, with translation MIDLSQPWALAFLLVAGLLAGAVNAVAGGGSLLVFPALLAVGFPPLAANVTNSVAQWPGYAGLVLGSRQELPGQGRRIAGTAVAAALGSGVGCALLLVLPTAVFDAVVPVLVILAALTMAVGPRLKRWIGDPADAGRDRTTALTVAVFLAAIYGGYFGGALGVVLISALALFAHDELRRLNALKGVLSLVVATVTVAVFALGAPVDWLAVALLAPTTLVGGYLGALVARRMPETLLRWAVVVLGLAVGVALFLQ
- a CDS encoding SLC13 family permease; its protein translation is MSLLLAVALLAVVLVAATVRPFGLPEIVLAAPAAVLTVVAGLLTPAAAWAEIAELAPTVGFLSAILLLGHLADAEGVFRWVGDRLGAASDGSPRRLLVLVFAVAAGTTAVLSLDATVVLLTPVVLATAARRGWASRPHSYACVHLSNSASGLLPVSNLTNLLAFSASGLGFLGFAGLMAAPWVAVIVVEYLVLRWYFTRDLLPAPAVPGSGVPGAGSGVPAAGAGAGSGSGVPGAGSGPEAGSVPDAGSMPETGSAPGSGSGAGSASGGRAGPDSGSRFGSGGDRACAGSGRAPRFALGVLALTLAGFGASSAAGIEPGWIAAAGAAVLAVRALVRRETGPFRLVAAASPGFCLFVLALGVVVAGVSGQGLAGWLGGLLPDTPDLAGLLLTAAIAAVLANVVNNLPATLVLLAALGPAPSTGLVLAVLLGVNIGPNLTYAGSLATLLWRRIAAGCGDPPRFTTFAALGAVTVPLGLFAATLALWASLTLAG